The Pyxidicoccus sp. MSG2 DNA segment CGAGGCCCGCCATCATGGGCCCCTGAAGCGCGCTGTTCCAGGACCCCCCAGGAAATCCCGCGCGGTTTGTCGCGGGTCCAGCGTTCCCTCATACCCAAGGTCATGGTTCAGGACATGCGGCCTGTAGCCCAGGCACCTACCCGTCCCAAATTTTCCTGAATTCCTGGAAGTTGAGCTTTCGGGTCGGAGGCCCTTGCAGGCGCAATGGCCTGCCGGGAAGCAGAGGGCCCGCCCACCCGCCGTGGGACGGGCGGGGAGGCGGGCCGGCTCACGTCGGGCGCGAGCGCTTGGGGACTTCGACGCGGTCGAGGTCCCTCGCGGCGACCACGTCCGCCACCAGGGGCTTCGCCTCGTCGACGAAGGGCGCGGTGTCTTCGTAGCGCTGCGAGAAGTGCGTGAGGACGAGGCGGCGGGCTCGGGCCTCCCGGGCCAGCTCCGCGGCCTGGAGCGCCGTCATGTGGAAGTGGTCGTGCGCCTCCTTCCGCTCGGTGTCCAGGTAGGTCGACTCGCAGACCAGCAGGTCCACGCCCCGGGCCAGGCGCGTGGCGCCGGCGCAGGGACGGGTGTCCATGACGAAGGCGAAGGCCTGGCCCGCGCGCGACTCGCCGACCTCCTCCACGCGCACCGTGCGACCGCCCACCTCCACCGAGCCGCGCCGGAGCAATTCGCCCGTCAGCGGGCCGGAGACGCCGGCCTCCGCGAGCCGTCCCGGGTGGAGCTGCACGCGCGCGTGCTCCTCGAGCCGGAAGCCATAGGTGTCCACGGCATGCTCCAGCTTCGCGGCGGACAGCTTGAAGCCCTTGGTCTCCGCGAGGACGCCGTCCTCGGAAATGGGGCGGGGGATGATGGTCGCCGCGTCCATGAAGATGGTGGCGTGGCGGAGCCGCTCGAAGAAGGCCTGGCCCGACGCCGGGTAGTAGACCTCCACGGGGTGCTTCGCGCGGTCCAGCGACAGGCGCTGGATGATGCCGGGCAGCCCGAGCGCATGGTCCCCGTGGAAGTGGGTGACGCAGATGCGGGTGACCTGGGTGGCGGACAGGCCCGCGAGCGTCATCTGCCGCTGGGTGCCCTCTCCGGGGTCGAACAGGATTCCCTCCTCGTCCCAGCGGAGGAAGTACGCGTTGTGGTTCCGGTGGCGCGTGGGCACCTGGCTGGCGGAACCGAGGACGATGAGCTCGCGGCTGGACATGACAGGTGCTCCCCCGTGCGAAGAATGGCACCCCGACGGGGCCTCGCGCACGGGCCTGACAGCGGGAGGGGACGCTCAGGAGAAGCCGCGCGGAGGCATCGCCGGCGAGCGGTGCAGCCAGTTGTCCTCGGGATACGTGGCGGTGCCGTCGACGAGGTGCAGCGAGTAGGCGTGGCGGCTCTTGGGCGACGTGTTGGGGCCACTGCGGTGGGGCAGCAGTCCGTGGAGCACCACGAGCGTGCCCTTCTCCACCTCCAGCGGCACCATGCCCTCCTCGGGCACGGGTGTGGGGTCGAGCACGCGGAAGGCGGTGCCTCCGCCCTCGGCGCGGACGAAGCGCTTCTTCAGGCCCAGGCGGTGGCCTCCGGGCAGCGCCCACAGGCAGCCGTTCTCCAGCGTCGCGTCCTCCAGGGCGAACCAGAAGCCCAGGCAGGTGAGCGGCTCCGTGTAGAGGAACGTGGAGTCCTGGTGGGAGCCCACCTCGCCGCCGATATGGGGCTGCTTGAAGATGTACATGGATTGCAGGAGCAATGGCTTCCACAGTCCCAGCTCCGAGGTCAGTGACGCCAGCGCGGGCGTGCGGGAGAACCGGTCGAAGCGCGGGTCCAGGTCGTGGAGCGCGTGGCCTATCTTGTTGATGGACAGGGCCTTGTCCTGTCGCAGCGAGCCGTCCGGA contains these protein-coding regions:
- a CDS encoding ribonuclease Z, which codes for MSSRELIVLGSASQVPTRHRNHNAYFLRWDEEGILFDPGEGTQRQMTLAGLSATQVTRICVTHFHGDHALGLPGIIQRLSLDRAKHPVEVYYPASGQAFFERLRHATIFMDAATIIPRPISEDGVLAETKGFKLSAAKLEHAVDTYGFRLEEHARVQLHPGRLAEAGVSGPLTGELLRRGSVEVGGRTVRVEEVGESRAGQAFAFVMDTRPCAGATRLARGVDLLVCESTYLDTERKEAHDHFHMTALQAAELAREARARRLVLTHFSQRYEDTAPFVDEAKPLVADVVAARDLDRVEVPKRSRPT
- a CDS encoding phytanoyl-CoA dioxygenase family protein, with translation MTDRAGQFEQQGYLVLPGFVPAADCDALKARAEELVAGFQPETVSVFTTREQTRTSDEYFLSSGDHIRFFFEEGAFRPDGSLRQDKALSINKIGHALHDLDPRFDRFSRTPALASLTSELGLWKPLLLQSMYIFKQPHIGGEVGSHQDSTFLYTEPLTCLGFWFALEDATLENGCLWALPGGHRLGLKKRFVRAEGGGTAFRVLDPTPVPEEGMVPLEVEKGTLVVLHGLLPHRSGPNTSPKSRHAYSLHLVDGTATYPEDNWLHRSPAMPPRGFS